A DNA window from Brassica napus cultivar Da-Ae chromosome C1, Da-Ae, whole genome shotgun sequence contains the following coding sequences:
- the LOC106373721 gene encoding uncharacterized protein LOC106373721 — protein sequence MKPSAASMKPSAAPMKSSAAAMKPIGQSGVSGDSSSKKRNGKAVVCSDVSSDKNDGVVFFKNVTFGPQEDELRIRLIHFWEARNALSKILIGLEMLLIDEEGTVIQGFIPPSRIDTYLRHMIPGSTYRLNNFFGSKTKNVYRVADPDVTIAFSWNSVLSVLKDSSIRFPEDRFCFHGYEQFEAACDLRGDLYDYIGHIRLVNEQTLNESLVLDEVEIASMRRILVHVQTHDGPVMKLYIWDKAATDFYEKFKSLGKPPNVILVTTVNPKRFGGALSLSSLSSSRVFFDMDVQPTREYLAWLESNSEVANRVNAEIVTKAEAATIGELLSYMKQEEAKVAWFECTATIDDVVRDSAWYYIACGGCKTKATKGPTTLMCKKCEKTEITGAAEYLTKLSVYDNNDYASFVVLGDGGHELTGKKASELVESYYEANEGAGDGHVVPVSQALIDTIGQTRTFVIKILNHNLEGKTQALTVTKVLPLEVPALGCDLDDSVVVPPTAVTLEIGNREEGSSVVNEEHADEGVKRGSDMIVLEDAKRAKCG from the exons ATGAAACCCTCCGCCGCATCGATGAAACCCTCCGCCGCACCGATGAAATCCTCCGCCGCAGCGATGAAACCTATTGGCCAATCCGGTGTCTCCGGTGATTCCTCTTCGAAGAAACGTAACGGCAAGGCCGTTGTCTGCTCCGATGTCTCCTCTGACAAAAACGATGGCGTTGTGTTCTTCAAAAATGTGACGTTTGGACCACAGGAAGACGAGTTAAGGATTCGTCTGATCCATTTTTGGGAGGCCAGAAACGCACTCTCGAAGATACTTATTGGTCTAGAGATGCTTCTGATCGACGAAGAG GGTACTGTTATTCAGGGATTCATCCCACCATCGAGGATTGACACTTATCTGCGACACATGATTCCCGGTTCCACTTACAGACTCAACAACTTTTTTGGTTCTAAGACCAAGAATGTGTACCGGGTTGCTGATCCAGACGTTACCATTGCTTTCTCATGGAACTCTGTCCTCTCTGTTCTCAAAGACAGTTCGATTCGGTTTCCTGAAGATCGATTCTGTTTCCATGGTTATGAACAGTTCGAAGCGGCCTGCGACCTCAGAGGGGATCTGTATG ATTATATTGGTCATATTAGATTGGTGAATGAGCAGACTCTTAACGAGAGTCTTGTGCTTGATGAAGTCGAGATAGCTTCTATGCGGCGAATTTTGGTTCATGTTCAGACACATGA TGGTCCTGTGATGAAGCTCTACATATGGGACAAGGCAGCTACAGATTTCTATGAGAAGTTTAAATCGCTTGGAAAACCTCCGAATGTTATTCTGGTGACAACTGTGAATCCTAAGCGTTTTGGAG GTGCTTTATCTCTGTCATCCCTATCATCCTCACGGGTGTTCTTTGATATGGATGTTCAACCAACCAGGGAGTATCTGGCGTG GCTTGAATCAAACTCGGAAGTTGCTAATAGAGTTAATGCTGAAATTGTCACCAAGGCTGAGGCAGCTACTATAGGGGAGCTACTCTCTTACATGAAGCAGGAGGAAGCGAAG GTCGCTTGGTTCGAGTGTACAGCCACTATTGATGATGTTGTGCGTGATTCCGCATGGTATTACATTGCTTGTGGTGGGTGCAAGACTAAAGCAACTAAAGGACCTACCACGCTTATGTGTAAGAAGTGTGAAAAGACTGAGATTACTGGTGCTGCAGA GTATCTCACTAAGCTATCTGTCTATGACAACAATGATTATGCGAGCTTTGTGGTTCTCGGTGACGGTGGGCATGAGTTAACTGGGAAGAAAGCCTCTGAATTGGTTGAGAGCTACTATGAG GCTAATGAGGGCGCAGGAGATGGGCATGTAGTCCCGGTGTCTCAAGCCCTGATTGATACCATTGGACAGACACGCACGTTCGTTATCAAGATATTAAACCACAACCTGGAAGGCAAGACGCAAGCTTTAACTGTCACCAAGGTCCTCCCTCTTGAGGTTCCAGCGCTTGGATGCGATCTAGACGACAGCGTGGTTGTCCCTCCTACTGCGGTGACTTTGGAAATTGGTAATCGTGAGGAAGGTTCTTCAGTTGTGAATGAGGAACATGCAGATGAGGGGGTGAAAAGAGGTTCTGATATGATTGTGTTAGAGGATGCTAAGCGTGCTAAATGTGGCTAA
- the LOC106374793 gene encoding probable serine/threonine-protein kinase PBL15 gives MRDSSPATSTKSSPLWKPFASNCCSVGDQTVLGNLSRCRPSKSDSKNHLGPLPSFRRLSFADLSRSSSARINEDLAEALGDDLVDFQMCELKMITQGFSRNYLLGEGGFGKVYKGYIDENFRQSLKAQPVAVKLLDIEGLQGHREWLSEVILLGQLKHPNLVKLIGYCCEEEERVLIYEFMSRGSLENHLFKRISISLPWATRLKIAVAAAKGLAFLHDLESPIIYRDFKTSNILLDSDFTAKLSDFGLATMGPEGSKSHVTTRVMGTYGYAAPEYVSTGHLTTKSDVYSYGVVLLELLTGRRATEKSRPKNQQNIIDWAKPYLTSSRRLRCVMDQRLAGQYSVKAAKDTALLALQCVSPNPKDRPKMLAVAEVLESLMHHKDMAVSSGHWPPSPRSPKVRGNSGSGRKSAPGSLRS, from the exons ATGAGAGACTCCTCACCAGCAACATCTACCAAATCCTCACCGCTATGGAAACCCTTTGCCTCAAACTGTTGCTCCGTCGGTGATCAAACCGTCTTGGGAAATTTAAGCCGTTGCCGACCATCCAAATCAGACTCCAAGAACCATCTCGGACCACTTCCTTCTTTCCGGCGACTCTCCTTCGCCGATCTAAGCCGTTCTTCATCGGCTAGGATTAACGAAGATCTTGCAGAGGCTCTTGGAGACGATTTAGTGGATTTTCAGATGTGTGAACTTAAAATGATCACGCAGGGCTTCTCTCGGAACTATCTTCTCGGAGAAGGTGGGTTCGGTAAAGTTTATAAAGGCTACATCGATGAGAATTTCAGACAAAGCCTCAAAGCTCAGCCTGTTGCTGTCAAGCTACTGGACATTGAAGGGCTTCAAGGACATCGTGAATGGCTT TCTGAGGTCATACTCCTTGGACAACTAAAGCACCCGAATCTAGTCAAACTTATCGGTTACTGCTGCGAGGAGGAAGAACGAGTCCTCATCTACGAGTTCATGTCACGTGGTAGCTTGGAAAACCACCTCTTCAAAC GGATTTCGATATCGCTGCCGTGGGCGACGAGGCTGAAAATAGCTGTCGCGGCTGCTAAGGGTTTGGCCTTTTTGCATGATTTAGAGAGTCCAATAATCTACCGTGATTTTAAGACTTCCAATATACTACTCGATTCG GATTTTACTGCGAAACTGTCAGATTTTGGTTTGGCAACAATGGGACCAGAAGGATCCAAATCTCATGTCACAACTCGAGTCATGGGCACGTATGGTTATGCTGCTCCTGAATATGTTTCAACAG GGCATTTAACGACAAAGAGTGATGTGTATAGTTACGGAGTCGTGTTACTCGAGCTCCTAACGGGGAGAAGAGCCACCGAAAAGTCACGGCCGAAAAACCAGCAGAACATCATCGATTGGGCAAAGCCTTATTTAACCAGCAGCCGTCGTCTCCGATGCGTTATGGACCAGAGGCTCGCTGGTCAATACTCTGTCAAGGCGGCTAAGGATACGGCTCTTCTCGCCTTACAGTGTGTGAGCCCTAACCCTAAGGACCGGCCTAAGATGCTTGCCGTTGCGGAGGTTCTAGAGAGTCTCATGCATCATAAGGACATGGCGGTTTCCTCTGGCCACTGGCCACCGTCTCCTAGGTCGCCTAAGGTTAGAGGAAATAGTGGGAGCGGTAGAAAATCAGCTCCGGGTTCATTAAGATCTTGA